GTATAAATTTTAAACTCATCTAACAAGCCTCTGGAATTTAGAGGCTTTTTTATTTTCAAGTGATTTAACTATTAAGAATAATTAATGGATTAGGGTAGTAATTTAGAGTTTTTACTCTAAATAAATTGTTAAATTTCATATATTTACATACTAGACAATTTTTAAACATCTATTAAGATAAGGCAATATTTAGGAGTTCATCAGGATGAACCAACGGTTGTAAAAATAAAAATTACATACCGGAATAAATAGCCCCTGCCCCTACTTAGGTAAAATGCTGTGAATAAAAAATTAGAAGCTCTGTTCCAGGAAAAGGTACAAGGTAAAGTCATCTTAGTGACAGGCGCCTCAAGTGGAATCGGTTTAACGATTTCCAATAAACTTGCTGACGCTGGTGCGCATGTTTTACTGGTTGCCCGTACTCAAGAAACATTAGAAGAAGTCAAAGCAGATATTGAAAGCCGTGGCGGTCAGGCATCAATTTTCCCATGTGATCTGAACGACATGGAAATGATTGATCAGGTTTCTAAAGAGATTTTAGCTTCTGTTGACCATATTGATATTTTAATTAATAACGCAGGTCGCTCTATTCGTCGTGCCGTTCATGAGTCTTATGATCGTTTCCACGACTTTGAACGTACTATGCAATTAAACTACTTTGGCGCTGTACGTTTAGTGCTCAATATTTTGCCTCACATGATTCAACGCAAAGATGGGCAAATTATCAATATTAGTTCGATTGGTGTATTAGCAAATGCAACCCGCTTCTCGGCTTATGTTGCTTCTAAAGCTGCGCTTGATGCATTTAGCCGTTGTCTATCAGCAGAAGTTCATGCACATAAAATTGCAATCACTTCAATTTATATGCCTTTAGTGCGTACACCAATGATTGCGCCGACCAAGATTTATAAATATGTACCGACTCTCTCACCTGAGCAAGCAGCCGATTTAATTGCTTATGCGATTGTGAAACGTCCAAAACGTATTGCAACTAACTTAGGCCG
The window above is part of the Acinetobacter baumannii genome. Proteins encoded here:
- a CDS encoding SDR family NAD(P)-dependent oxidoreductase; protein product: MNKKLEALFQEKVQGKVILVTGASSGIGLTISNKLADAGAHVLLVARTQETLEEVKADIESRGGQASIFPCDLNDMEMIDQVSKEILASVDHIDILINNAGRSIRRAVHESYDRFHDFERTMQLNYFGAVRLVLNILPHMIQRKDGQIINISSIGVLANATRFSAYVASKAALDAFSRCLSAEVHAHKIAITSIYMPLVRTPMIAPTKIYKYVPTLSPEQAADLIAYAIVKRPKRIATNLGRLASMTYSVAPGINNMFMSIGFRLFPSSDAAKGKKAEKLNWVQKAYARIFPGEHW